The following are encoded in a window of Spea bombifrons isolate aSpeBom1 chromosome 2, aSpeBom1.2.pri, whole genome shotgun sequence genomic DNA:
- the LOC128472464 gene encoding probable transmembrane reductase CYB561D1 encodes MPESSAPYSLLGAESPQVADFWLYRCLRKLSGFLAHVLVLGFTIFLVILARPGTSLFSWHPVFMAAAFSLCMTEGVLLLSPEMSPFCLLSRKSKTRLHWLAQLFALVWAGTGLAFIVCSKNRSEQPHLTSWHSIIGVFTLGATCCQAICGLVLLCPHLFQVFKVTRFKLYHATCGLLVYVLATSTVLLGLCSDWFQAQIKGPAWYICLALPLYPAVVVMNQILDIYLPKKKGLM; translated from the exons ATGCCTGAGAGTTCTGCCCCATACTCGCTGCTGGGAGCTGAATCACCACAAGTTGCTGATTTTTGGCTTTATCGGTGTCTACGCAAACTCAGTGGTTTCCTGGCACATGTTTTGGTTCTTGGGTTCACCATATTTCTAGTGATACTTGCCCGTCCTGGAACCA GTCTCTTCTCTTGGCATCCTGTCTTCATGGCTGCTGCT ttttcCCTGTGTATGACTGAAGGTGTACTACTATTGTCCCCAGAGATGTCCCCTTTCTGCCTCCTCTCACGGAAGTCTAAGACTCGGCTGCATTGGCTAGCACAGCTTTTTGCACTTGTTTGGGCAGGGACTGGCCTGGCCTTTATTGTATGCAGCAAGAATCGTAGTGAGCAGCCACATCTGACGTCATGGCACAGCATTATAGGGGTTTTCACTTTAGGAGCCACATGCTGCCAGGCTATCTGTGGCCTGGTACTGTTATGCCCCCACCTATTCCAAGTTTTTAAAGTAACACGCTTTAAACTATACCATGCCACCTGTGGACTACTGGTGTATGTACTGGCTACATCCACTGTGCTTTTGGGTTTGTGCTCTGACTGGTTTCAAGCACAGATCAAGGGACCTGCTTGGTACATATGCCTTGCTTTGCCTTTATATCCTGCTGTAGTTGTAATGAACCAGATACTAGATATTTACCTTCCTAAAAAGAAGGGGCTAATGTGA